The genomic DNA ATACCGCACCTGATAACCGTGCCTCACAGTCCGTTCTCTTAACAGCCGGGTTCACGACAGGGATTTGCGACCAAGACAGTCATCAGTTCATCTGCCAGTAATATTATTCGTACTTCGTCCCATCATTTCGCTTTAAAATTATAAAGCGGCTTGATGACTTTTAATAACTCGACCGTGTCCTCTGTGTTTCGGATGATTTCTTCCATCGGTTTGTAGACAAACGGTGACTCATCGCGCGTCGATTCGACGACCGAACTCGACCAGACCTCCTGCATCGTCTCCTCAAATTCCTTCAAGTCCACTGATTTGAAGGCTTTTGAGCGGGACATGATACGTCCTGCTCCGTGTGGCGCCGAATAGTTCCAGTCCGGATTGCCTTTTCCTTTGACAATCAGTGAACCGTCGCGCATGTTCATCGGAATGATGGCGACTTCACCGGCTTGCGCTGAAATCGCACCTTTCCGGAGAATCATCTGCTCGAGATCGATGTAGTTATGGATCGTATCGAACTGTTCCGTGACCGACCAGCCCATCGCTTCAACAATGACGTCGGTCATCGCTTGACGGTTCAGTGCCGCGTAACGTTGGGCGATTTTTAAGTCATGCAGGTAGTTGTCCATATCGGAACCGGACACGTACGCCAAATCTTTATTTGTTTCATTGAACTGACTCTTCAACTCGACCAAAGTCGATTGGATGTCTTGTTCACGTCCCTGTTCTTTCAGCGATGCGACGATTGTTTCTGTATCGACAGTGAATTGTGAGCTTTCCGCCAGCTTTTGATAATGCTCGGCAATCGTTTTCCCGAGGTTCCGGCTGCCGGAATGAATGACGAGATACAGATTGTTTTCCTCGTCCGTATTCAGCTCGATAAAGTGATTTCCTCCGCCTAACGTGCCGATCGATAACCGAGCACGTGTTTCGTTAAACGGTGCCAATACTTGATCAAATGGAATCTGTTCCGACAAGCGGTGCGGCTGATTACGGACCGACATGCCACTCGGCACCAGTTCCTGAATCGTCGCATCCAGTTTGTCATAGTCGATGCCGGCTGTGTCGTTTCGTGTAATCTGTGTACATAACATGCCGCAGCCAATGTCGACACCGACGAGATTTGGAACCACTTTATCGTGAATCCGCATCGTCGTGCCGATGACCGAGCCCTTGCCCGCATGACAATCGGGCATGATTCGAACATTGCCGTCGACAGCAATGTTTTCATTCAGCATCCCTGTCACCTGTTCAATCGTCATGTCATCGACATTGTGTGTAAAAATCTTCGCTTCGCCGTACTTTCCGCGAATCGTCTTCATTTCATCCTCCCCCTTACCTTCCTGTCTCTTGTTCAAGTATCCTATAAAATCCCTTTTTTAACAATTCGTTCTTACTCGTGGACAATCGAGACCCATTGTTGGGTCAGCGCCGACTGACCATCTTCCGTCAACCAGACAATAGCCGTCGTACTCGTCGCGTCCGGTAACCGTTCTTGAACCAGTCCTGTCATATCAAGCTCGCGAAGTGTACTTTCCGGCAACAGCGTCACCGCCTGCCCGCAACGAACAAGTCCAATCAAGGTCAAGACGTCGGAACAGGTTTCCTGCGAGACGACTCCGAACTGCTGGCTGAGCGTCTGAAAGACACCAAGTCCTTCCTGACTCGGAATGATAACGTCGGCATCCGGAAAATCAGGATGATGAATCTGATAAAACGGTTCTTCTTCCATCCACTCGATCGTGACACCTTGTGCCTCAATCGGCAGCCGAACGAGTGCCACGTCAATCGCATGATCCTTCAGACGGTCAATTAACACACCCGACTCGCCCTGATGAATTTGCAGCGTAATCCGGGGATGCCGTCGTTTCATCTCTTGAACCCAGCCGGTCAGTCGACCGGCAGACAACGTATTGACACCAATCCGTAAAATCCCAGCTCGTCCTTCCTTAATGTCACTGACTTCAATCCGGGTTTCCGCTTCGTAACGCAACAAGGAGACGGCGCGTTCATACAGCCGCTCGCCGCTGGCCGTGATCCGGATGCCACGTCCCGCCCGTTCAATTAGCCGCACGCCAAGCAACTCTTCCATCTTCCGAATCTGTTGCGTCAAAGCAGGCTGTGCCATCCGCAGTCGTTCCGCCGCCCGTGTGACGGATTGTTCTTCGACGACCGCGCAAAAATAACGATATTGGCGTAAATCCATCTTCATCATCTCTTTCATATGTTTTCAGTCATAAATATGTATGAATCATAACATCAATCATATGATATGATGCTGAAATCAGTGATTTTTAAAAGGAGACGATTTTTGTGAAACGTACGACATCCACGGTCCAGTGGATTATATTCTTATTAGCCAATACGATTGCCTTGCCCATCGTCGTCGCAAGCCTGTTTGATCTTTCAAGTGTTGAGACGGCCGCACTTGTCCAACGCTCCTTCTTTGTCGGCGGGATTGCCTGTTTTCTCCATGGTGTCTTCGGTCACCGCTTACCGATCGTGTCCGGTCCGGCCGGTTCATGGGTCAGTATTTTCGTCGTCATCGCCGCATTGCCGGTCGATTCAAAAACGGCCTTCACGATTGCGATGGCCGCTGTCGTCATTGCCGGCGTCGTCTTGGTTTTCCTCGGGTTGACGGGATGGACTCGCTTTTTATTACCGGTCTTCACGCCGCTCGTCAGCGGAACGTTTTTGCTTTTATTATGTATTCAACTGACCGGCGTCATGCTTGGTGCCGTTCTCGCCGTCGAAGCAACACGTCTTGCCGGCATTCTGACATTCCTGCTTGTCCTCGGACTCAGTCAATTTGGTCCGACCCGCCTCCGTCCGTTCGCCTTGATGATCGGCATTGTCGTCGGCTGGTTGGTCAGCCGTCCGTCGTTACCGGAAGCGTCCGGTGTCTTCGCCGTTCCGACCGCCTTACCGTTCGGGATGCCGCAATTTGACGGCAGCGCCTTCCTGGTTGCTATTCCGTTTGCGATTCTTTTGATCGTCAACTTGATTGCCGCGTTAAGCGCCGTCGAAGCGACGATTCAGAAAAAAGGGGCCTTGAATCAGGGGCTGACGGTCGAAGGAATCATTCACTTGATCGCCGCGACGTTCTCGACGCTCGTTCCGGTCCCATTGCCGATCACAAGTGGTTTCATCGCCCAGACGGGAAGTAAGGAACGCCGGCCGTTTTTGATTGCCTCACTTGTCATCGCCTTGGTCGGCTTTTTCCCGAGCATCATCGGCATCATCGCCACATTACCGCGCAGTGTCGCCAGTGCCGCTTTGCTTGCGACGTTACCGCATATGTTCCTGATTGCCTGGCAGTCCGCTGAAAGCAGCATGACGACGAGCCGCCGCAAACACGCCTTTGCGATTTGTGCCGTTATCGGGATCAGCATCCTCCTACAATCGACGGTTCTTGCGGAAATCTTACCGCTGACGTTACGTCCGTTCTTCAGTAACGGCTTGCTGATCGGCACGATGCTTGTCCTTGGGTTTGAAGTCATCGAACGGTTCCGTTCTCGACGTGAAGCTAAATCAGAACGGCTTGCCAGTTAATCTGTATCTCAAAGTAAAATCCCCACTTTCTCGCAAAATGCGACAGAGTGGGGATTTTGTGTTTGAAATCATATGAAAACAGTCCATTAAACTCGTCTTCTTCCCGTGACTCCTCCAGGAAAAAGCGCGTGCTTTTCGCGCTGTCAGAGACAAATGAGACCCGGCTCCTCGTCCGAAAGGAACAGAAGCCGCGGCTCGTGTCTCGCCTGAGGAAAGCACGGGAAAAGAAAACGAGTTTCACTTAACTTAACTTAACTTCACCGTACTTCACGCCACCATTTACGGGTCTGACTCGCAACCGTAACGCTTTCACCGATCATCGGCGTCACGACAGGCACGCCGTGTTTCGCTGCTTCCTTCAACACCCGTTCGACCGGTTCGAACCACGGGTGGAATGCCAGCGTAAACGCCGACCAGTGAACGGGAATCATCACGTCCCCCTTGACATCAAGATGCGCCGCGAGCGTCTGCTCCGGTAACATATGCGAACTCGACCAGCGGGTGTCGTATTGTCCGCATTCCATGATCGTTAAGTCAAACGGACCGTATTGTTCCCCGATTGCCTTGAAGTGTGGACCGTAACCACTGTCACCGCTGAAGAAGACTTTTTTCGAGCCTTCAATCACCCAGGACGCCCAAAGCGTCGAAAATTGATCAAGCCCGTTACGACCCGAGTAGTGCCGGGCCGGTGTCGCCGTCAAACGGAGACCGTTCGTCTCAATCGATTCATGCCAATCGAGTTCGGTAATCCGGTCCGGATCGACACCCCAGCCCTTCAGTCGGCTTGCGACACCAAGCGGAACAATGAATTGTCCGACCCGGTCTTTTAACGCCAGGACCGAATGATAATCCAAGTGGTCATAATGGTCATGTGAATAGATGACGAGATCAATCGGCGGTAAGGCATCAAGATCGACCTGTGCCGTCGTCTGGAACCGTCCGCCCCCGAATTTCGGGAACGGTGACGGAGCACGTCCGAGCATCGGATCAAAGAAGATTGTCTGATGATCCATTTCAAGCAGGAACGCCGAGTGACCGAACCAGGTCACGCGTGGTTCCGTTCCGTCCGTCCGTCGTTCAAACGGAACGACCGGCAACGGTTTGACCGGTTTTAACGACGGCAGCTCCCGTCCGTAATCTTTTAAGATACTTTTCATTGTGTCCCATTCCATTTTTAATTGGAACGGCAGTTCATTTTGAAACTTTCCGTTCGAAAACTGAGTCGAACGGGCATAACGCTGTTGATCTGCTTTTGATGGTCGGCGGCCGAATAACGGATAACGGGTCATGAAGACCGCTCCGAGAACGCTGAGACCGGCAAGTGTTGCGACTGTTTTTTTCATTTTTCTTCACCTCTTTAATACGTTCAGTATAGCATCGGTGATTTTTAAAGCGGTAATGAACAAACTTCACTTCTCAAAAAAGACGCAAAACTGAAAAGCTCAGCTTTGCGTCGGGTTCTATTAATCTAAATCGTCCGCTTTCCATTTCGAACGGTCGCTTTTATCATGATCGGATTTATGCTCCGACTCGTAATCGTTGACGCCAAGGTTTTCAACTTTGCCGTCATGCCGGTGTCCTTCGTCATGCAGATGGTCGCGTGAGTCATCGTGATCATGCGAATGGTCATGGTCGTCATGAAGGTCTTTTGCGAACAGCGCGATTCCGCCCCGCTCGACTTCCTGGTAATGGCGCTCCGCTTCTTCATCGGAATGCCCGACACGTTTTAACGTTTCCCGAAGCGGTGGCTCATGGCTGAACTTCGATTTGACTTGATCGATCCAGGACGCACCCGATGTCTCATCTGCTGCATCGTCCCGTCCCACTACCGAAAAATCAGAATCCTTATGTCCCCGCTCTTTCAATGCTTGCATTTTTTGATGTAAACTCGATTCATCATGAAAAATGCCGATAAATTTCTTTGCCATCGTCAACACCATTCCTCTCACAGAGATATGAATTCACAGACTTCAATTTTTACCCTTCTTTTTGCATCTCAAAACGAAAAAAAACGTATCTTCCTGTGAATTGGAAGATACGTTTCAGCAACTTAGTCGTTGAGCAATTGTGGTGAATCGACGAGTGCGATGACACCCTCGTTTTTCTGAACGAATCGTTCGTAGACGAAATCATTCGCAAACAGCAGAACCGGGTTTTCCCAACGGTCGTAGACGAGGACAGTCCGTGAATCCGTCAATTTCTTGACTTCACTGATTTCCGTCACCTTGACCCACTTCGCGACCTGGAAGTTCGCCGCATCTTTTAAGATGTCAACGCCGTATTCGCCTTTGAGACGGTGTTCGAAAACTTCAAACTGAAGTTGTCCGATTGCTCCGAGAATGACCTCGTTGTATTCCGTTTTATAGACTTGAATCGCTCCTTCTTGTGCGAGCTGTTCAATCCCTTTTTGGAACTGTTTTGATTTCAAGGCGTTTTTCGTAAAGACTTTCAGGAACAGTTCCGGTGCAAATGTCGGCAATGCTTCGTACTGTAGGCTCGGATCACCATTCGTGATCGTATCACCGATTTGGTAGTTACCGGAATCATACAATCCGATGACGTCGCCGGCAAACGCTTCGTTGACCGTTTCCCGTTCATCCGCCATAAATTGTGTCGATTGCGACAGCTTCATTTTTTTACCGGTCCGCGTCAGGACAACTTCCATACCACGGTCGAACTTGCCGGTACAAATCCGGACGAAGGCAATCCGGTCGCGGTGGTTCGGGTTCATGTTCGCTTGAATCTTAAAGACGAAACCGCTGAAGAAATCTTGCGCCGGCTCGATTTGTCCTTTGTTCGACTCACGTGGCGTCGGGGACGGGGACAAGTTGAGGTAATGCTCAAGCAACGGTGTGATTCCGAAGTCGACTAAGGCAGAACCGAAGAAGACCGGTGTCAATTCACCTTTTGCAATCAGTTCTTCATTGTATTCGTTTCCGGCTCCGTCGAGTAAATCGACTTCATCCACTAATGTATCGTACATTTCGTTGTTGATCGTCGACGCCAACTGGTCGTTTGCGAGTCCTTCTTCACCGAGATCAATCGTCAGACGATCGTTCTTGAAGCAGTGGAACTTCTCGTTGACACGGTCGTAGACACCTTCGAACTGTTGTCCGGATCCCGCCGGCCATGTGACGGCAACCGATGGAATGCCGAGGACTTCCTCAAGCTCTTCCATCAATTCGAGTGGATCACGCGCTTGACGGTCCATCTTGTTGATGAACGTAAAGATTGGAATCCCGCGCATCCGGCAGACTTGGAATAATTTTTTAGTTTGTGACTCGATCCCTTTTGCTGCATCGATGACCATGATCGCCGAGTCGACGGCTGTCAGGATTCGGTACGTATCTTCCCCGAAATCGGAGTGACCCGGTGTATCCATGATCGAGACGATTTTTTTGTCGTACTCGAACTGCATAACCGATGACGTAACGGAGATTCCCCGTTGTTTTTCGATCTCCATCCAGTCGGATTTTGCGAATTTCGAGTTTTTCCGCGCTTTGACGGATCCCGCTTCGCGGATTGCTCCACCGTGGAGTAAGAATTTTTCAGTTAATGTCGTTTTCCCGGCATCCGGGTGGGAAATAATTCCGAAGATCCGGCGTTTCTCGACTTCGGTTTGGAGTAATTTTGTCATGTAGGGTAATTCCTTTCACCTATATATTAAAAATCTTCTTAAAAAGTGGTTAACTCGCTCATTTTCGCAACTAGTCTATCATACCGAATTTTCGCAGTCTCGTCCATTTCACTTTGTTGACTTAATTTTCAGATTTTGTATTGACAACCCAGCCTGATGTTCTATACGATGACGAGGAAGTTACTATTACAAGAAGGAGGAGACGTACAATGTCACAATCATTTAATCAGCAACCATCGATTTACGTATTGGCTACAACTGTACGTCACCCAATCGTTTAATTTTTAATTAAGCAGGGTGTACGTATGCGTATACGTACATGCTGCCCTCTTATATTAGGACGGGTATGCCCATATTTGTGCGTATCCGTCTTTTTTATGATTTAAAAACGGAAATATAAGGGGTTTTGTTTATGTTTACTGCACTAAAACAGCTTGACCGTAACATCTGGATCCGGTTCGTCGGGGAAACGATTACCGGAGTCATGATGTTCATGATTGCACCATTTCTTGTTCTGTACTATTCCGAACAGCTTGATTCGTATTTTTTAGTCGGCCTCATCATGGCGACCGGTCCAATCACGTCCCTGTTCGGTTCGTTCCTCGGCGGCTATCTCGCCGACCTGTACGGACGTAAACCGTTGATGGTCATCTCGATTGTCGGGGATGTCATCGCGTTGATCGGCTTCTCGTTCGCTGATTCGTTTTGGCCGTTATTGTTGATGAACGCCTTACTCGGTCTGACGAATTCCTTGTTCCACCCGGCAGCAAGCGCCATGGTCGCTGATGTCACGCCGCCGGAGCGGCTTAACGAATCATTCGGACTGTTGCGAATGGGACATAACGTCGGGGCAGCGTTTGGTCCGTTGATCGGAAGTGCCGTCCTGTTCGTCGACCGGTCGCTGATCTTTTACGCTGCTGCCGCCGTCTTTTTCCTGTACGCCCTTGTTTTGTTACTGTTCATCCAAGAAACAAAGCCGGATCAGATTGAACACACGCAGGACGAGCCGAAACTGTCAGCCTTCACTGTCCTGCGTAAAGATCATGTTTTCGTGATTTTTATCGCCGCCGGTGTCTTCATCTCGATGGGCTTCGCTCTCGTCGAAAGCATGCTGCCGGTTTTCCTGAAGGAAGCGTTACCGGGACTGCCGAACGATAAAAATCCGTTCCCGTACCTGATGGGACTAAACGGTATCATGGTCGTTCTATTCCAGTTCCCGGTAGCAGCGCGCCTGTCCGGTAAAGCCTTCGGAAAGGTCATGTTGCTTGGCGCCAGCATCTTCGGACTCGGGATGATATTACTTGCGTTCATTCCGTCCTATCTGTTTTCGCTTGGAACCGGCTATATCGTGCTCGTGACAATTTTATTAGCAATTTACGCCCTCTATACACTCGGTGAGATGATTATGTCGCCGGTCCAGATGACGTTCATCGCTTTGATCGCCCCGGAACACTTGCGCGGAACGTATAACGGTGCCGCCAGTATCCAGTGGCTGATTGGTGGAGTAACGGCGCCGTTACTCGGTTCCTTGTTCCTCGACTCCGGAAACGGACAATACGCGCTTGCCGGTGTCGGTGTCGCCTGTTGTCTGTCAGGACTTGTTTATCTCGCGCTCGACCGCTCGATCCAACGCGCGAAACGGTTGTCTCAATCCGCATAACGGATATAGGATTAAAGTAGATTTTTTTACTCATTTAATATAGAAACCCCAAACCAGACATTCGTCAAAAGTATCCGGTTTGGGGTTTTCGTATGTATATGATTTAATTGGGAGTTCCATCCTTTATGATATTTGAGGAATAGGTAGGGTATATATAATTAAATAGTAGTATTTTGTTTACAAGTTTTCTATGGGAATATTCACTCTCCAATGCAGGAATTGAACTCCCTACCTGCGTTACGTTTAAAGGTAGGAGGTTTCTCACCTATCTATAAGAAGCATCCCTCTGATTTTTGTAACCGACTTCACTTCTCCGATTGGACAGTTCATCATGATCAGGATATTGACTTAGGAAGCGCGATGCTTCAGTTACGGGTGAAGGGAGAGACGATGCAGATGATTATCCATGAAAGAGCGCTATCCGTTCGCCAATGCATCTTCGATTACTATCAACGAGTCGGGATTCACTGCCTGGTTACGATTTTTACAGAGCAGCCGCTCCAGCTGTTATTAGACTTCGATTCCAATCGGGATGAATTGATTACACCACAACGACGAAGCTATTCTTGTCGCCACATCCGGGCCCATCTTGTCTCTGCCTTGATCACGTTCGATGACTCCTATACGCATGTCTATATGACAAAAGCCCCGTTCACTCCCCTGACACGTTATTGCCTCCTGATCGTTTGACAAATCATGTGGACTGTTCCTATATGAGAGAAAACTGATGATACATTCATATCATGCGATGGAACCCAGGACAGCTCATGTACATGTAAGAAATGGCTTCTGCTTCGAATGTTCCAAAAGACAGACTCGATTTTCGAACCCCATCAAGATGGCAACACACCATCCGCGACGAATGGACCAAATATGACGGGCAGAGGTTCTAACGTTCGTTGTACTTCTGCAATGAATCGACTGGATCCACTCACGAAAACGATGGGATCGTTTACTGAAATCAATCCTAAGAAACTCTCGATTTCTTCGTCCCATCCCTCATTCTGAATGCTATGAAAAATTAAGCCCTGTTTCGTGAGTAAATTAAGATCTGACAACATTTTCTTGGAAGACGGTTTCGTTGGCCGAACATGTAAAATCGTCGTTGTCCGTCCACTCATCAACGCATACTGCGCCTCATCGATGATGGCACCCAGATGATGCCCTTCCGCGACGAGCAAGACACCAAGTCGAGACCAGTCACCCTGTTGCTTATATTTGCAAAAATGGCGACACGTCTCGACTAACTGATGGTGCACAATCTGCCAGGCTTCAAGCACCGGGTCCGTCGGTGACAATCCAAGCTCCACTCTGACCGCATCGACAATCTCGGTACTAATGATGTCTGGATATG from Exiguobacterium sibiricum 7-3 includes the following:
- a CDS encoding RNA-splicing ligase RtcB, with protein sequence MKTIRGKYGEAKIFTHNVDDMTIEQVTGMLNENIAVDGNVRIMPDCHAGKGSVIGTTMRIHDKVVPNLVGVDIGCGMLCTQITRNDTAGIDYDKLDATIQELVPSGMSVRNQPHRLSEQIPFDQVLAPFNETRARLSIGTLGGGNHFIELNTDEENNLYLVIHSGSRNLGKTIAEHYQKLAESSQFTVDTETIVASLKEQGREQDIQSTLVELKSQFNETNKDLAYVSGSDMDNYLHDLKIAQRYAALNRQAMTDVIVEAMGWSVTEQFDTIHNYIDLEQMILRKGAISAQAGEVAIIPMNMRDGSLIVKGKGNPDWNYSAPHGAGRIMSRSKAFKSVDLKEFEETMQEVWSSSVVESTRDESPFVYKPMEEIIRNTEDTVELLKVIKPLYNFKAK
- a CDS encoding LysR family transcriptional regulator, whose amino-acid sequence is MDLRQYRYFCAVVEEQSVTRAAERLRMAQPALTQQIRKMEELLGVRLIERAGRGIRITASGERLYERAVSLLRYEAETRIEVSDIKEGRAGILRIGVNTLSAGRLTGWVQEMKRRHPRITLQIHQGESGVLIDRLKDHAIDVALVRLPIEAQGVTIEWMEEEPFYQIHHPDFPDADVIIPSQEGLGVFQTLSQQFGVVSQETCSDVLTLIGLVRCGQAVTLLPESTLRELDMTGLVQERLPDATSTTAIVWLTEDGQSALTQQWVSIVHE
- a CDS encoding purine/pyrimidine permease — its product is MKRTTSTVQWIIFLLANTIALPIVVASLFDLSSVETAALVQRSFFVGGIACFLHGVFGHRLPIVSGPAGSWVSIFVVIAALPVDSKTAFTIAMAAVVIAGVVLVFLGLTGWTRFLLPVFTPLVSGTFLLLLCIQLTGVMLGAVLAVEATRLAGILTFLLVLGLSQFGPTRLRPFALMIGIVVGWLVSRPSLPEASGVFAVPTALPFGMPQFDGSAFLVAIPFAILLIVNLIAALSAVEATIQKKGALNQGLTVEGIIHLIAATFSTLVPVPLPITSGFIAQTGSKERRPFLIASLVIALVGFFPSIIGIIATLPRSVASAALLATLPHMFLIAWQSAESSMTTSRRKHAFAICAVIGISILLQSTVLAEILPLTLRPFFSNGLLIGTMLVLGFEVIERFRSRREAKSERLAS
- a CDS encoding MBL fold metallo-hydrolase; its protein translation is MKKTVATLAGLSVLGAVFMTRYPLFGRRPSKADQQRYARSTQFSNGKFQNELPFQLKMEWDTMKSILKDYGRELPSLKPVKPLPVVPFERRTDGTEPRVTWFGHSAFLLEMDHQTIFFDPMLGRAPSPFPKFGGGRFQTTAQVDLDALPPIDLVIYSHDHYDHLDYHSVLALKDRVGQFIVPLGVASRLKGWGVDPDRITELDWHESIETNGLRLTATPARHYSGRNGLDQFSTLWASWVIEGSKKVFFSGDSGYGPHFKAIGEQYGPFDLTIMECGQYDTRWSSSHMLPEQTLAAHLDVKGDVMIPVHWSAFTLAFHPWFEPVERVLKEAAKHGVPVVTPMIGESVTVASQTRKWWREVR
- a CDS encoding general stress protein; the encoded protein is MAKKFIGIFHDESSLHQKMQALKERGHKDSDFSVVGRDDAADETSGASWIDQVKSKFSHEPPLRETLKRVGHSDEEAERHYQEVERGGIALFAKDLHDDHDHSHDHDDSRDHLHDEGHRHDGKVENLGVNDYESEHKSDHDKSDRSKWKADDLD
- a CDS encoding peptide chain release factor 3, with the protein product MTKLLQTEVEKRRIFGIISHPDAGKTTLTEKFLLHGGAIREAGSVKARKNSKFAKSDWMEIEKQRGISVTSSVMQFEYDKKIVSIMDTPGHSDFGEDTYRILTAVDSAIMVIDAAKGIESQTKKLFQVCRMRGIPIFTFINKMDRQARDPLELMEELEEVLGIPSVAVTWPAGSGQQFEGVYDRVNEKFHCFKNDRLTIDLGEEGLANDQLASTINNEMYDTLVDEVDLLDGAGNEYNEELIAKGELTPVFFGSALVDFGITPLLEHYLNLSPSPTPRESNKGQIEPAQDFFSGFVFKIQANMNPNHRDRIAFVRICTGKFDRGMEVVLTRTGKKMKLSQSTQFMADERETVNEAFAGDVIGLYDSGNYQIGDTITNGDPSLQYEALPTFAPELFLKVFTKNALKSKQFQKGIEQLAQEGAIQVYKTEYNEVILGAIGQLQFEVFEHRLKGEYGVDILKDAANFQVAKWVKVTEISEVKKLTDSRTVLVYDRWENPVLLFANDFVYERFVQKNEGVIALVDSPQLLND
- a CDS encoding MDR family MFS transporter; amino-acid sequence: MFTALKQLDRNIWIRFVGETITGVMMFMIAPFLVLYYSEQLDSYFLVGLIMATGPITSLFGSFLGGYLADLYGRKPLMVISIVGDVIALIGFSFADSFWPLLLMNALLGLTNSLFHPAASAMVADVTPPERLNESFGLLRMGHNVGAAFGPLIGSAVLFVDRSLIFYAAAAVFFLYALVLLLFIQETKPDQIEHTQDEPKLSAFTVLRKDHVFVIFIAAGVFISMGFALVESMLPVFLKEALPGLPNDKNPFPYLMGLNGIMVVLFQFPVAARLSGKAFGKVMLLGASIFGLGMILLAFIPSYLFSLGTGYIVLVTILLAIYALYTLGEMIMSPVQMTFIALIAPEHLRGTYNGAASIQWLIGGVTAPLLGSLFLDSGNGQYALAGVGVACCLSGLVYLALDRSIQRAKRLSQSA